A part of Armatimonadota bacterium genomic DNA contains:
- a CDS encoding response regulator, translated as MNTSKHILGSRLMVIDDQVENVTLVTRVMRDAGFSSVASETNPEKALISIHDIAPNLIILDQHMPIMSGFQFLTELHRLRADGPYIPVLMLTADVTDATKHEALRLGVEDFLQKPFDAVELLLRTLNILSASHIRKELELENADLTDKLRKRAKELEELNAELEVEIQVRKQTEQELMRAEGRNRYLLSACPTTIYAATARPPYRLNFIAETVRSMLGYTAQEIINGEFPPKSLIHRDDLARVLLALDSLDEVEKKTEIYRLRNAEGEYRWIRDDMVMIAGVDGRPFEIIGSWVDITDQRLAEESLTRRSFELAETNTDLLDIDRLKSAMVASTSKELHQPLAVIREFAREYRPSGTPGKRMTTYQSKVLRNCDEVTKLVEALVEIQGIESGMFQLEPRRTDIASVLHESVRVFEIETAKDGVVLNAQVPPDLPDVFADDEAIAQILTRLFENVALSTPVQGAIQFRASVDKTHVTIEITNPGRRLRAKELDQLLRPLGNIEGIDPSELTSSAVGLRISKRLVERLGGDLKIEAEPQRGLRASVSFLIWSPETEATWQPFRHGMSSRN; from the coding sequence ATGAACACCTCGAAACATATATTGGGATCAAGGCTAATGGTCATTGATGACCAGGTCGAAAACGTAACATTAGTCACTCGCGTGATGCGTGACGCCGGATTCTCGTCGGTTGCTTCAGAGACCAACCCCGAGAAGGCTCTCATTTCCATCCACGACATCGCGCCAAACCTCATCATCCTCGATCAGCACATGCCGATCATGAGCGGCTTCCAGTTCCTGACCGAGCTCCATCGGCTTCGGGCCGATGGTCCGTACATCCCTGTGCTCATGCTGACCGCCGATGTGACCGACGCAACTAAGCACGAGGCTCTACGCCTCGGGGTCGAAGACTTCCTTCAGAAGCCTTTCGACGCCGTCGAGTTGCTCCTCAGGACCCTCAACATCCTCTCCGCGTCTCACATTCGCAAGGAACTCGAGCTTGAAAATGCGGATCTCACCGACAAACTTCGCAAGCGAGCAAAAGAACTTGAGGAACTCAACGCAGAACTCGAAGTCGAAATTCAGGTTCGCAAACAGACCGAACAGGAATTGATGCGTGCCGAAGGTCGCAACCGATACCTCCTTTCCGCTTGCCCCACGACCATTTACGCCGCCACCGCGCGGCCGCCTTACCGACTAAATTTCATCGCCGAGACCGTGCGTTCCATGCTCGGTTACACCGCCCAAGAAATCATCAATGGCGAATTTCCTCCCAAGAGCCTGATCCATCGCGACGATCTCGCCCGGGTGCTGCTCGCCCTCGACTCCCTCGACGAAGTCGAAAAGAAGACTGAAATCTACCGACTCCGCAACGCGGAAGGCGAATACCGTTGGATTCGCGACGACATGGTCATGATCGCCGGAGTCGACGGACGTCCGTTCGAAATCATTGGCTCCTGGGTCGATATCACTGACCAGCGCCTCGCCGAAGAGTCACTGACCCGTCGTTCCTTCGAGCTTGCCGAAACCAACACGGACCTTCTCGACATTGATCGCCTCAAGTCCGCAATGGTCGCATCGACCTCCAAGGAGCTTCATCAGCCGCTAGCCGTCATCCGCGAGTTTGCGCGGGAGTACAGGCCGAGCGGCACGCCGGGCAAGCGGATGACCACATACCAAAGCAAAGTCCTGCGCAACTGCGACGAAGTGACCAAACTCGTCGAAGCCCTTGTCGAGATTCAAGGCATCGAGTCCGGCATGTTCCAGTTGGAGCCCCGACGCACCGATATCGCCTCCGTCCTCCACGAATCCGTTCGCGTCTTCGAGATCGAGACGGCCAAAGACGGCGTCGTGCTAAACGCTCAAGTCCCTCCCGATCTGCCCGACGTCTTCGCCGACGACGAAGCGATTGCCCAAATCCTCACCCGGCTTTTTGAAAACGTCGCGCTCTCAACCCCCGTTCAAGGGGCCATCCAGTTCCGAGCTTCGGTTGATAAAACCCACGTCACGATCGAAATCACCAATCCTGGCCGCCGACTCCGAGCAAAGGAACTCGACCAGCTTCTACGCCCACTCGGAAACATCGAAGGGATCGACCCAAGCGAACTCACTAGTTCGGCCGTCGGTCTTCGCATCTCCAAGCGGCTCGTCGAGCGACTGGGAGGCGATCTCAAGATCGAAGCCGAACCCCAACGAGGCCTCCGCGCCTCGGTCTCGTTCCTCATCTGGAGCCCGGAAACTGAAGCCACCTGGCAGCCCTTCCGCCACGGAATGAGCAGCCGCAACTAA
- a CDS encoding ABC transporter substrate-binding protein, with amino-acid sequence MSTWLNTYSRSRPDRTQAWSPCKCDPWLRPSSPRPDKGLFCARTQKDYNVAMGTLFRLALTGIAAILSANTLTVPPEKTIKIACLTDLTGDCTLYGQDQLAGCWMAVDEANKAGGIHGTKIELIVKDTRSNRDDAKAAAESVADQPISAIVGTIWNSRASVIAQTALPYSIPVFYPGPMLADQQPAQNLIRTSSAFHDEAVAMATFAIQNLKLKRIAVVTQTEIPSSVEMSDTFCRKITSLGHPAILKRFENYDFNGIPDFEPLIQSIKKANPDAVYISDLFLQAGPTIRLLREAGVKATILGTSNLDNDTVLWNFKPGASPIYFTTACAFDSPNLKSFAQRWLANHDQKPPNSDEALTAYDATNVAIEAIRGSPRTDPQSVLLAAQGISNFAGVTGTITVKGHPASPCSRIDIVRVKSTAKKARINPASQWQSYVASFNPQKL; translated from the coding sequence ATGTCCACATGGTTGAATACATACTCAAGGAGTCGGCCAGATCGCACCCAAGCATGGAGCCCGTGTAAGTGTGATCCCTGGCTCCGGCCATCTTCTCCTCGCCCCGACAAGGGGCTTTTTTGTGCCCGAACCCAAAAGGATTACAATGTCGCCATGGGAACGCTGTTTCGCTTGGCCCTAACCGGCATTGCCGCCATCCTCAGCGCCAACACCCTGACCGTCCCGCCCGAAAAAACGATCAAAATCGCTTGCCTAACCGACCTTACCGGCGACTGCACCCTCTACGGTCAGGACCAACTCGCCGGATGCTGGATGGCCGTCGACGAAGCGAACAAAGCGGGCGGCATCCATGGAACCAAGATCGAACTCATCGTCAAGGACACGCGGAGCAACCGAGATGACGCGAAAGCCGCCGCCGAGAGCGTCGCGGACCAACCGATTTCCGCCATCGTCGGCACAATCTGGAACTCACGAGCAAGCGTCATAGCCCAAACCGCGCTTCCCTATTCCATTCCCGTCTTCTATCCCGGACCGATGCTGGCCGACCAGCAACCGGCGCAAAACCTCATCCGAACCTCAAGCGCCTTCCACGACGAGGCCGTCGCCATGGCGACTTTTGCCATCCAGAACCTCAAGCTCAAGCGGATCGCGGTCGTGACCCAAACTGAAATCCCATCCTCGGTCGAAATGAGCGACACCTTCTGCCGAAAGATCACCTCGCTCGGTCATCCCGCCATTCTCAAACGCTTCGAGAATTACGACTTCAATGGCATTCCAGACTTCGAGCCGCTGATCCAGTCGATCAAAAAAGCCAACCCCGACGCCGTGTACATCTCGGATCTATTCCTGCAGGCTGGTCCCACCATCCGGCTCCTGCGGGAAGCCGGAGTCAAGGCTACGATCCTCGGAACCTCCAACCTGGACAACGATACGGTCCTTTGGAACTTCAAACCCGGCGCGAGCCCGATCTACTTCACCACCGCGTGCGCCTTCGATAGCCCAAACCTCAAGTCGTTTGCCCAGAGGTGGCTGGCCAATCATGACCAAAAACCTCCGAACAGCGACGAAGCTCTAACCGCCTACGATGCAACCAACGTCGCCATCGAAGCAATCCGCGGTTCCCCGCGAACCGACCCCCAATCGGTCCTCCTCGCCGCCCAAGGCATTTCCAACTTTGCTGGCGTAACGGGAACCATCACCGTCAAAGGCCACCCCGCTTCTCCCTGCAGCCGAATCGACATCGTCAGGGTCAAATCGACAGCCAAGAAAGCTCGAATCAATCCAGCCTCCCAATGGCAAAGCTACGTCGCCAGCTTCAACCCGCAAAAGCTCTAG
- a CDS encoding response regulator gives MKLLIIEDDVEIASAIRDGLEDAGFVVQIVRDGERGLRVAQANKFSVIILDLMLPTMDGMTICRHLRETRNATPILMLSAKDTLRDRVGGLEQGADDYLGKPFQFEELLARIRALLRRDKVIKSAELRVDDLIIDTAARTVHRGGKEIVLTQREYTLLEALASREGQVLTRDTIQHVVWTDEFSTSNTVDVHVRNLRKKVDGDFTRKLIHTVVGAGYSLRVDSPEQSTP, from the coding sequence ATGAAGCTCCTGATTATCGAAGACGACGTCGAAATTGCCAGCGCCATCCGTGATGGATTGGAAGATGCCGGCTTCGTCGTCCAAATCGTCCGCGACGGCGAGCGCGGTCTCCGCGTCGCCCAAGCCAACAAGTTCAGCGTCATCATCCTCGACCTCATGCTGCCGACCATGGACGGCATGACGATCTGCCGACACCTGCGCGAGACTCGCAACGCCACCCCGATCCTCATGCTCAGCGCCAAGGACACTCTGCGTGATCGCGTCGGTGGCCTCGAGCAAGGCGCGGATGATTACCTCGGCAAGCCGTTCCAGTTCGAAGAGCTTCTTGCTCGCATCCGTGCGCTCCTCCGTCGTGACAAAGTCATCAAAAGCGCCGAACTCCGCGTCGACGACCTCATCATAGACACCGCCGCTCGCACCGTCCATCGCGGCGGCAAAGAGATCGTCCTTACTCAGCGTGAGTACACCCTCCTCGAAGCCCTTGCCAGCCGCGAGGGCCAGGTCCTCACCCGCGACACCATCCAGCACGTCGTCTGGACCGACGAATTCAGCACGTCCAATACCGTCGACGTGCATGTGCGAAACTTAAGAAAGAAGGTCGACGGCGACTTCACCCGAAAGCTCATCCACACCGTGGTAGGCGCGGGCTACTCGCTCAGGGTCGATTCGCCTGAGCAATCCACCCCATGA
- a CDS encoding HAMP domain-containing protein: MIRTKLTVWNCVVLSIVLTLTGLAVYFTTQRILFKGIDDGLLQRAQLFAASWHGIPGQPGGPGDMRRPDDHGDRSDKDRQGPGPTFSFNGNPGTTSGDPGPGQSASNGPDNNQFRGFENRRMEPEIDVQAAKEQGIDPKGLSQIKALQTVLRPMALDLTGKDVVHPEQTAWDKTTFEQAKSGQQAYGISVQDGIRIRVLSYPMRQNGKIAYILQFGAPMSAELQALGQLAKTLTIVLPLAVTVMLFVGVILTRRALRPVGQIASAAEQIEITNLSDRLPVHGEDEFAQLSSTFNGLLGRLEEAFQEKDQAFGQLRRFTADASHELKTPLTAIQLRTGLALRKEISAEKYQEHLLAIDRAAGQMNAVVQDLLFLAASDEGRLNLRKEDANLADIVEDSIFSVDTSHHQIERDIDPNIHLSLDPAAMTRVLVNIVKNAVLYTEKGNTIRVTSHRHGNSAVVKVIDQGEGIPANHVPLIFDRFHRVDSSRFRDSGGSGLGLAIAKAIVELHNGKIELESEVQKGTTVTITLPIH; encoded by the coding sequence ATGATTCGCACCAAGCTCACCGTCTGGAACTGCGTCGTTCTCTCGATCGTCCTCACCCTGACGGGCCTAGCGGTCTACTTCACCACCCAGCGAATCCTGTTCAAGGGCATCGACGACGGCTTGCTTCAGCGCGCCCAACTCTTCGCCGCCAGTTGGCACGGCATACCCGGCCAACCCGGCGGCCCCGGCGACATGAGGCGGCCAGACGACCACGGTGATCGTAGCGATAAAGATCGCCAAGGCCCCGGCCCAACCTTCTCGTTTAACGGCAACCCTGGCACCACATCGGGTGACCCTGGCCCCGGTCAAAGCGCGTCAAACGGACCGGATAACAATCAATTCCGAGGCTTCGAAAACCGCCGCATGGAACCAGAAATCGATGTCCAAGCCGCCAAAGAGCAGGGCATCGACCCCAAGGGCCTCAGCCAGATCAAGGCCCTCCAAACCGTCCTCCGCCCGATGGCGCTCGACCTAACCGGCAAAGACGTCGTCCACCCCGAACAGACCGCCTGGGACAAAACCACCTTCGAACAGGCAAAAAGCGGTCAGCAAGCCTACGGAATCTCCGTCCAGGACGGCATCCGCATCCGCGTTCTCAGCTACCCGATGCGTCAGAACGGCAAGATCGCCTACATCCTCCAGTTCGGCGCCCCCATGTCGGCCGAACTCCAAGCCCTCGGCCAACTCGCCAAAACCCTCACTATCGTCCTCCCTCTCGCCGTCACCGTCATGCTGTTCGTCGGCGTGATCCTCACGCGCCGCGCACTCCGACCGGTGGGGCAGATCGCCTCTGCCGCCGAGCAGATCGAAATCACCAACCTCTCCGACCGCCTGCCCGTTCATGGGGAAGACGAATTCGCCCAGCTTAGTTCGACCTTCAATGGCCTCCTTGGGCGACTCGAAGAGGCCTTCCAAGAAAAGGATCAGGCGTTTGGTCAGCTTCGCCGCTTCACCGCCGACGCCTCCCACGAACTCAAAACCCCCCTTACTGCGATCCAGCTTCGAACCGGCCTTGCCCTCCGCAAGGAAATCTCCGCCGAGAAGTACCAAGAGCACCTACTGGCCATCGACCGTGCGGCCGGCCAGATGAACGCCGTCGTCCAAGATTTGCTCTTCCTCGCCGCATCGGACGAAGGGCGCCTCAACCTCAGAAAGGAAGACGCCAACCTCGCCGATATCGTCGAAGACTCGATCTTCTCCGTCGATACCTCACACCATCAAATCGAACGCGACATCGACCCCAACATCCACCTCTCCCTCGATCCCGCTGCCATGACCCGCGTGTTGGTCAACATCGTCAAGAACGCCGTGCTCTACACCGAGAAGGGAAATACGATTCGCGTCACCTCGCATCGCCACGGCAACAGCGCGGTCGTCAAGGTCATCGATCAAGGAGAAGGAATCCCTGCGAACCATGTACCGCTCATCTTCGACCGGTTCCACCGGGTCGATAGTTCACGCTTCCGCGACTCGGGTGGGAGCGGCCTCGGCTTGGCCATCGCCAAAGCCATCGTCGAGCTTCATAACGGGAAAATCGAACTCGAAAGCGAAGTTCAAAAGGGCACAACCGTCACCATTACGCTCCCCATTCATTAG